In one window of Melospiza melodia melodia isolate bMelMel2 chromosome 21, bMelMel2.pri, whole genome shotgun sequence DNA:
- the BUD23 gene encoding probable 18S rRNA (guanine-N(7))-methyltransferase produces MAGSGRRPEHRGPPELFYDEAEARKYTQNSRVVEIQSQMSERAVELLGLPEDRACLLLDVGCGSGLSGDYISEEGHYWIGMDISPAMLDVAVEREVEGDLLLADVGHGIPFRPGMFDGCISISAVQWLCNADKKSHSPPKRLYRFFSTLYTALARGSRAVLQLYPENSEQLELITAQAMRAGFTGGMVVDYPNSAKAKKFFLCLFVGTSGTLPKGLGTECASEEPQQAKFTNERTRFRNIKGKSVKKSRDWILEKKERRRRQGKEVRADTKYTGRKRRPRF; encoded by the exons ATGGCGGGCAGCGGCCGCCGGCCCGAGCACCGCGGGCCGCCCGAGCTG TTCTACGATGAGGCCGAGGCACGGAAATACACCCAGAA CTCCCGCGTGGTGGAGATCCAGTCGCAGATGTCGGAGCGGGccgtggagctgctggggctgcccgaGGACCGTGCGTGCCTCCTGCTGGATGTGGG CTGTGGCTCGGGGCTGAGTGGAGATTACATCTCTGAGGAAGGGCACTACTGGATTGGCATGGACATCAGCCCTGCCATGCTGG ATGTGGCCGTAGAGAGGGAGGTGGAAGGAGACCTTCTCCTTGCAGATGTGGGCCATGGCATTCCCTTCAGGCCTGGCATGTTTGATGGCTGCATCAG tatttctgcagtgcagtGGCTCTGTAATGCTGACAAGAAGTCCCACAGCCCCCCCAAACGCCTGTACAGGTTCTTCTCCACTCTCTACACTGCCCTG GCCCGAGGATCccgagctgtgctgcagctgtacCCCGAGAACTCAGAGCAG ctggagctcatCACTGCCCAGGCCATGAGAGCTGGATTCACAGGGGGAATGGTGGTGGATTACCCCAACAGTGCCAAAGCCAAGAA GTTCTTCCTCTGTCTCTTTGTTGGGACATCTGGCACATTACCAAAG ggccTTGGTACCGAGTGTGCCAGTGAAGAGCCACAGCAGGCCAAGTTCACCAATGAGAG GACGCGGTTCAGGAACATCAAGGGCAAGTCTGTGAAGAAAAGCCGGGACTGGatcctggagaagaaggagcgCAGACGGCGCCAGGGCAA GGAGGTGCGGGCAGACACCAAATACACCGGGCGGAAACGGCGGCCTCgcttctga
- the DNAJC30 gene encoding dnaJ homolog subfamily C member 30, mitochondrial, with amino-acid sequence MGPAALGRLRPLLPAAPRPGRAPPPSRAAHTADAGAPRPRRDLYEVLGVPSTATAAQIKTAYYEQSFRYHPDRNAGSAAAAARFAAVSEAYRVLGSAALRRKYDRGLLSAAELRDAPRPSGRAPAAAAPPPPRAPAARPGPGPTPFDFDAFYRAHYGEQLQREQILRARREQLRLQREENAAQGRLRALSDFSIGLFFFLGVALIYGLK; translated from the coding sequence ATGGGCCCGGCGGCGCTCGGGCGGCTGCGGCCGCTCCTCCCCGCGGCCCCGCGGCCCGGCCGCGCCCCGCCGCCCTCCAGGGCCGCGCACACGGCCGATGCCGGAGCCCCGCGGCCGCGTCGCGATCTCTACGAGGTGCTGGGAGTGCCGTCCACGGCCACGGCGGCGCAGATCAAGACGGCGTACTACGAGCAGTCCTTCCGCTACCACCCCGACCGCAACGCGGGCAGCGCCGCCGCGGCCGCTCGCTTCGCCGCCGTCAGCGAGGCCTACCGGGTGCTGGGCAGCGCCGCGCTCCGCCGCAAGTACGACCGCGGGCTGCTGAGCGCCGCCGAGCTGCGGGACGCGCCCCGGCCCTCGGGCCGCGCTCCGGCCGCCGCTGCTCCGCCACCgccccgcgcccccgccgcccgccccgggcccggcccgacCCCCTTCGACTTCGACGCCTTCTACCGAGCGcactacggggagcagctgcagcgggagcagATCCTGCGGGCGCGGCGGGAGCAGCTGCGGCTCCAGCGGGAGGAGAACGCGGCGCAGGGACGGCTCCGGGCCCTCTCGGATTTCTCCATCGGGCTCTTCTTCTTCCTGGGGGTTGCGCTCATCTACGGCCTCAAGTGA